In Candidatus Palauibacter scopulicola, one genomic interval encodes:
- the tatC gene encoding twin-arginine translocase subunit TatC: MRLRRQTRGATDQAEMPFLDHLDELRSRLIRALLALIVGMVIGLVAVTQWDVLGIVQRPIAELLPGEALNYSSVTTPFITILKLGFIVGLIVAFPYLALQAWGFLSPALYESERKFAIPAIASGTILFIAGISMAYFLVLPLGLNILLNFFTFDELNPVIMINEYLTFAVRLILAFGLIFELPVVLVFLSLVGIVTPEGLAKYRRHAIVVMAVVSAFLTPADPYTMLAMMLPMMFLYEISVIMTRVLRRRRQETERAAEEGSSA; this comes from the coding sequence ATGAGGCTGCGGCGACAGACCCGGGGCGCGACCGATCAGGCGGAGATGCCCTTCCTGGATCACCTGGATGAGCTTCGCTCCCGCCTGATTCGGGCGCTCCTCGCGCTCATCGTCGGCATGGTCATCGGGCTGGTGGCCGTGACGCAGTGGGACGTGCTCGGCATCGTCCAGCGGCCGATCGCGGAGCTCCTCCCGGGCGAGGCCCTGAACTACTCCAGCGTGACGACGCCGTTCATCACCATCCTCAAGCTCGGCTTCATCGTGGGTCTCATCGTGGCCTTCCCCTACCTCGCCTTGCAGGCCTGGGGCTTCCTCTCGCCGGCCCTGTACGAGAGCGAGCGGAAGTTCGCCATCCCGGCCATCGCCTCCGGAACCATCCTCTTCATCGCCGGCATCTCGATGGCGTACTTCCTGGTCCTGCCGCTAGGGCTCAACATCCTGCTCAACTTCTTCACGTTCGATGAGCTCAACCCCGTCATCATGATCAACGAGTACCTGACCTTCGCAGTCCGGTTGATCCTGGCGTTCGGGCTCATCTTCGAGTTGCCGGTGGTGCTCGTCTTCCTGTCGCTGGTCGGGATCGTGACGCCCGAAGGGCTCGCGAAGTACCGGCGTCACGCGATCGTCGTGATGGCCGTGGTCTCGGCGTTCCTCACGCCCGCCGACCCGTACACGATGCTCGCGATGATGCTGCCGATGATGTTCCTCTACGAGATTTCGGTGATCATGACCCGGGTGCTTCGGCGCCGTCGCCAGGAGACGGAGCGGGCCGCCGAGGAAGGAAGCTCCGCCTGA
- the nrdR gene encoding transcriptional regulator NrdR, which yields MQCPGCNHLEARVVDSRTSRGGRAIRRRRECLSCGERFTTYEQVEEEPLLVMKKDGGSETYDRGKLLASIRVACAKRPVSNRDIEFLVDEVEEQLAAADQRDVASLWLGELVMERLRALDQVAYVRFASVYRNFQDTTEFMEEVRQLGQLLRRAGHSAAGQVELFSAGGDEGR from the coding sequence GTGCAGTGTCCCGGCTGTAACCACCTCGAGGCGCGGGTCGTCGACTCGCGTACGAGTCGCGGGGGCCGGGCCATCCGCCGCCGGCGCGAGTGCCTCTCCTGCGGTGAACGCTTCACGACCTATGAACAGGTCGAGGAAGAGCCCCTGCTCGTCATGAAGAAGGACGGCGGCTCGGAGACCTACGATCGCGGGAAGCTCCTCGCCTCCATCCGCGTGGCCTGCGCGAAGCGACCCGTATCGAACCGCGACATCGAGTTTCTCGTGGACGAAGTCGAGGAACAGCTGGCGGCCGCGGACCAGCGGGATGTCGCGAGCCTGTGGCTGGGAGAACTCGTCATGGAACGGCTCCGCGCCCTCGACCAGGTCGCGTACGTGCGCTTCGCCAGCGTGTATCGGAACTTCCAGGACACCACGGAGTTCATGGAGGAAGTGCGACAACTTGGACAACTCCTGCGACGCGCCGGACACAGCGCGGCCGGGCAGGTCGAACTGTTCTCGGCGGGAGGCGACGAGGGCCGATGA